A window of Candidatus Binatia bacterium contains these coding sequences:
- a CDS encoding multiheme c-type cytochrome: AAMKRSVGIALVLILAALPAAAASPRGKASAKKAGPALTADSQPCYKCHSQNTPVIAQQWAQSKHATIGVGCYECHQAEAGDADAFTHFGRTIATIVTPKDCGTCHVAETEEFTQSHHAQAAQFIGSLDNVLGEMAEGSLAAANGCWQCHGSTVRLVTGADGTPVKDESGKPKIDPLTWPNTGIGRVNLDGSRGSCSACHSRHIFSRAVARYPDTCGKCHMGPDHPQIEIFNESKHGIAFHARQADMHLDSESWIVGKDYSAAPTCSTCHMSATKSLAVTHDVGARISWTLRPVISKKLERWEERRANMQAVCGNCHGPDFVKAFYTQFDKTVELYNDKFAKPAQQIMDVLRAKQKITPDPFDDKIEWTFYLLWHHEGRRARMGVSMQGPDYTQWHGFFEVAQRFYFELIPEAQALAGDDPDVKKVIDDILNQPEHAWRKGLGPEDRQKILDFYKQRYGE; encoded by the coding sequence GGGCAGCGATGAAGCGTTCGGTCGGTATCGCGTTGGTATTGATCCTGGCAGCACTTCCCGCCGCGGCCGCCTCGCCACGAGGTAAGGCGTCAGCCAAGAAAGCCGGTCCGGCACTGACGGCAGACAGTCAGCCCTGTTACAAGTGCCATTCGCAAAACACGCCGGTCATTGCGCAGCAGTGGGCGCAATCCAAACACGCAACCATCGGGGTCGGCTGCTACGAATGTCATCAGGCCGAAGCGGGCGATGCCGACGCGTTCACCCACTTCGGCCGCACGATCGCCACCATCGTCACTCCGAAGGATTGCGGCACGTGCCATGTGGCGGAGACCGAAGAGTTCACGCAAAGCCATCACGCCCAGGCCGCGCAGTTCATCGGCTCGCTCGACAATGTGCTCGGTGAAATGGCGGAAGGCTCGCTGGCCGCCGCCAACGGCTGCTGGCAGTGCCACGGCTCGACGGTGCGCCTGGTCACCGGCGCCGACGGCACCCCGGTGAAGGATGAAAGCGGCAAGCCGAAGATCGACCCGCTCACCTGGCCAAACACCGGCATCGGACGCGTCAACCTCGACGGCAGCCGCGGTTCCTGCTCGGCCTGCCACTCACGCCACATCTTCAGCCGCGCCGTGGCCCGGTACCCCGACACCTGCGGCAAGTGCCATATGGGGCCGGACCATCCGCAGATCGAAATCTTCAACGAGTCGAAGCACGGCATCGCCTTTCACGCGCGCCAGGCCGACATGCACCTCGACAGCGAGTCATGGATCGTGGGCAAGGATTACAGCGCCGCCCCGACCTGCTCGACCTGCCACATGAGCGCCACCAAATCGCTGGCCGTGACTCACGACGTGGGCGCGCGCATCAGCTGGACGCTGCGGCCGGTGATCTCCAAGAAACTGGAGCGCTGGGAAGAGCGCCGCGCCAACATGCAGGCCGTGTGCGGCAACTGCCACGGGCCGGATTTCGTCAAGGCCTTCTACACGCAGTTCGACAAGACCGTCGAGCTGTACAACGACAAGTTCGCCAAACCGGCACAGCAGATCATGGACGTCTTACGCGCCAAGCAGAAGATCACGCCCGACCCGTTTGACGACAAGATCGAGTGGACCTTCTACCTGCTCTGGCACCACGAAGGGCGGCGCGCCCGCATGGGCGTCTCCATGCAAGGGCCGGATTACACCCAGTGGCACGGCTTCTTCGAGGTCGCCCAGCGCTTCTACTTCGAGCTGATCCCGGAAGCGCAGGCACTGGCCGGCGACGATCCGGACGTCAAGAAGGTCATCGACGACATTCTGAACCAGCCCGAGCATGCCTGGCGCAAGGGCTTGGGTCCGGAGGACCGGCAGAAGATCCTGGACTTTTACAAGCAACGCTACGGCGAGTGA
- a CDS encoding NAD(P)-dependent oxidoreductase: MSTTCFVTGAGGFVGRALVNSLLAQGNHVRALDVRFSGDWPDDATRLRGDIRDRSLLEQGCRDAEFVFHCAALLPQRQAAAAVMRLTNVEGAGHLFNAALRARVSRVVMLSSTEVYGVPATVPCPEDAPQRPLGEYGRNKVEAEQLARDANDRGLQVVILRPTTVVGPTMTDRVLLTTLTALHKGWPIVVPGGHGRFQMVALSDLVEACLAASRATGVAGEAFNIGADAVPSQQQVFRELRTRVSSWSPVIPVPRSLLRGLSRLLLALGRSPLEPEHIPIALTDYVFDIRKAWDRLGWRPAKGNVDALADAYRWLAGGVRRRAK, from the coding sequence ATGTCCACGACGTGTTTCGTCACCGGCGCCGGCGGTTTTGTCGGGCGGGCCTTGGTCAACAGCCTCTTGGCACAGGGGAACCACGTCCGCGCCTTGGACGTGCGATTTTCCGGCGATTGGCCTGACGACGCCACCCGACTGCGGGGCGACATCCGTGACCGCTCGCTCCTGGAGCAGGGCTGTCGCGATGCCGAGTTCGTGTTCCATTGCGCCGCGCTGCTGCCGCAACGGCAGGCCGCCGCGGCGGTGATGCGGCTGACGAACGTCGAAGGCGCTGGACATCTCTTCAACGCGGCCCTTCGTGCCCGTGTTTCGCGTGTGGTGATGCTCTCGAGCACGGAGGTGTACGGCGTACCTGCCACGGTGCCGTGCCCGGAAGACGCGCCGCAACGTCCGCTGGGTGAGTACGGCCGCAACAAGGTCGAAGCCGAACAGCTCGCCAGAGACGCGAACGATCGTGGGTTACAGGTCGTGATCCTGCGCCCAACCACCGTGGTGGGCCCGACAATGACCGATCGCGTGCTGCTCACAACGCTGACGGCCTTGCACAAAGGGTGGCCCATCGTTGTGCCCGGCGGGCATGGGCGTTTTCAGATGGTGGCGCTCAGCGACCTGGTGGAGGCGTGCCTGGCCGCGAGCCGCGCGACCGGCGTTGCCGGTGAGGCATTCAACATCGGCGCCGATGCCGTTCCGTCGCAGCAGCAGGTGTTCCGCGAGCTCCGCACCCGCGTGAGCTCGTGGTCGCCGGTCATCCCCGTACCCAGATCGCTGCTGCGTGGGCTTTCCCGTCTCTTGCTGGCGCTCGGGCGGTCACCCCTCGAGCCGGAGCATATTCCAATCGCGCTGACCGATTACGTGTTCGACATTCGCAAAGCATGGGACCGGCTCGGCTGGCGTCCCGCCAAGGGCAACGTGGACGCGCTGGCGGACGCGTACCGGTGGCTGGCTGGCGGAGTCAGGCGGCGCGCCAAATAG
- a CDS encoding secondary thiamine-phosphate synthase enzyme YjbQ, with amino-acid sequence MRSFRKVLPLHVKKRMAFINITPRVQEALVESGIQEGLCLVNSMHITSSVFINDDEPGLHDDFARWLEQLAPYDSSPKRYHHNRTGEDNGDAHHKRQVMGREVVVAVTDGALDFGPWEQIFYGEFDGNRSKRVLIKIIGE; translated from the coding sequence ATGCGTAGCTTCAGGAAAGTCCTTCCGCTCCATGTGAAGAAGCGAATGGCCTTCATTAACATCACGCCGCGGGTACAGGAGGCGCTGGTGGAGAGCGGCATTCAGGAAGGCCTGTGTCTGGTGAACTCCATGCACATCACCTCGAGCGTCTTCATCAACGACGACGAGCCAGGCCTGCATGACGACTTCGCTCGCTGGCTGGAGCAACTGGCGCCGTACGATTCCAGTCCGAAACGCTACCATCACAACCGCACCGGCGAGGACAACGGTGATGCGCACCACAAGCGCCAGGTGATGGGACGCGAGGTGGTGGTGGCGGTGACCGACGGCGCGCTCGACTTCGGGCCGTGGGAGCAGATCTTCTATGGCGAATTCGACGGCAACCGCAGCAAGCGCGTGCTGATCAAGATCATCGGCGAGTAA
- a CDS encoding superoxide dismutase, giving the protein MTYEAKTRLKPAGLAGISEEQIAQHWRLYEGYVTQVNALRKELETLAKDGKGATPACADRRRRLGFEYNGMVLHEYYFGNLKAKVSEPGATGALKKALTDQFGTFDAFKDDFVNTGASRSIGWAILYLDPATGILNNHFVQLHEEGNIAGFVPILVMDVWEHAYMVDYGAGGRAQYIKAFFSNVNWPVVEKRFVEATEKKIPARF; this is encoded by the coding sequence ATGACCTACGAAGCGAAGACACGGTTGAAACCCGCCGGGCTTGCCGGCATCTCCGAGGAACAAATCGCGCAACACTGGCGTCTCTACGAGGGCTACGTCACTCAGGTCAACGCGCTCCGCAAGGAGCTCGAAACACTCGCCAAAGATGGGAAAGGCGCGACACCGGCGTGCGCCGACCGCCGCCGCCGTCTCGGTTTCGAGTATAATGGCATGGTCTTGCACGAGTACTACTTCGGGAATCTCAAGGCCAAGGTTTCCGAACCCGGCGCCACCGGCGCGCTCAAGAAGGCCCTCACGGACCAATTCGGCACCTTCGATGCCTTCAAAGACGATTTCGTCAACACCGGTGCCAGCCGCTCCATCGGCTGGGCGATCCTGTACCTGGATCCTGCCACCGGGATCTTGAACAATCATTTCGTGCAGCTGCACGAAGAGGGCAACATCGCGGGCTTCGTACCCATCCTCGTCATGGACGTGTGGGAACACGCTTACATGGTCGACTACGGCGCCGGGGGCCGGGCGCAGTACATCAAGGCGTTTTTCAGCAACGTGAACTGGCCTGTCGTGGAAAAGCGATTCGTCGAAGCAACGGAAAAGAAGATCCCCGCACGATTCTGA